The Pyrococcus horikoshii OT3 genome includes a window with the following:
- the ileS gene encoding isoleucine--tRNA ligase → MIKEPEFRDYTPGKLEEKIEEFWKENNIYQKIKELRKNGPKYYFLDGPPYVSGAIHLGTAWNKIIKDMIIRFRTMQGYNVWRQPGFDMHGLPIEVKVEQALGLKTKKEIEEKIGVENFIKKCKEFALNNLKIMTEQFKMLGIWMDWDDPYMTIKNEYIESAWFTLKKAWEKGLLEKDKRVLHWCPRCETALAEHEVRGEYKLRKDPSIYVKFPIEGKENEYLLIWTTTPWTLPANLAVSAHPEYDYVKVKVEFNGKEEYWILAKALVDKVLGEIGVKGEVIEEFKGRELEGLRYIHVLMDEYPRQKEFREKYEWAHRIILADFVTLEEGTGLVHTAPGHGEEDFEVGKKYGLPIYSPVDDQGRYVEGKWKGIYVKEADPQIIEHLKEKGYLVKAGEIEHKYPHCWRCKTPLIFRATDQWFLKVSKVKDRIIKENDEKVTWYPDWVKIRFDNGVRDSGDWVISRQRYWGIPLPIWQSEDGEIYVVGSWRELVELAVAIEVNGERIDLPESYEEKLKVIEEKLGPEDLHRPYVDAFIIKVNGKEMRRVKDVVDVWFDSGIASWASLGYPRNKELFEKLWPADFIVEGEDQVTKWFYSQQAASVIAFDTVPYRRVAMHGYVLDEKGDKMSKSLGNIIRPEEVVEKAGRDTFRFYMLWATNPWENLKFSWKGVEQVRRMLNILWNVYVLSATYMSLDNFDPRNVKVEELAFREEDKWILSRVNSLIREVENGIETFYLTKATRALYNFVVEDLSRWYVRLIRKRLWVEGDDPDKLAAYYTLWKVFDVLLRLMAPFTPYITEEIYQNLMRPFIGIESVHMLDWPKVDESAVDEDLEKEMEFIRRIVEAGSAARQKARIKLRYPVRKIIIETQDETVKKAVERLNYILRDQLNAKEVVIGKVERELTVKPNFAKVGPEFKGDSRLVAKWINEHGLELYEKGEVDVEIEGKKFHLTREHIIVEEKLPDFLVAEDFEGGRVYVDKTLTRELLAEGLAREFVRRIQEMRKRLDLDVNDRIVVTIETTDDNRELLQENLDYIMRETRAIEVRFEEAKGYVVEWPEVQAKIGIEKVE, encoded by the coding sequence ATGATAAAGGAGCCAGAGTTTAGAGACTACACTCCGGGGAAGCTTGAGGAAAAAATAGAGGAATTCTGGAAGGAGAACAATATCTATCAGAAGATTAAGGAGTTAAGAAAGAACGGGCCCAAGTACTACTTCTTGGATGGACCACCATACGTAAGCGGTGCAATTCACTTGGGAACTGCTTGGAACAAGATAATCAAGGACATGATAATAAGGTTCAGAACAATGCAGGGTTACAATGTCTGGAGGCAGCCTGGTTTTGACATGCATGGACTTCCTATAGAGGTTAAGGTTGAACAAGCCCTAGGATTAAAGACAAAGAAGGAGATCGAGGAGAAGATAGGGGTTGAGAACTTCATAAAGAAGTGTAAGGAATTCGCTTTAAACAACCTCAAGATAATGACAGAGCAGTTCAAAATGCTGGGTATCTGGATGGACTGGGATGATCCTTACATGACCATAAAGAATGAGTACATTGAATCGGCATGGTTCACGTTGAAGAAGGCCTGGGAAAAGGGATTATTGGAGAAGGATAAGCGCGTCCTTCACTGGTGTCCTAGATGTGAGACGGCCTTAGCTGAGCACGAGGTAAGGGGAGAGTACAAGCTGAGGAAGGATCCAAGCATCTACGTAAAGTTCCCAATCGAGGGGAAGGAAAATGAGTACTTACTAATCTGGACTACAACCCCATGGACTCTCCCAGCTAACTTGGCCGTTTCCGCTCATCCAGAGTATGATTACGTAAAGGTGAAGGTTGAGTTCAATGGTAAGGAGGAGTACTGGATATTGGCTAAAGCCTTAGTGGATAAGGTTCTTGGAGAAATAGGTGTCAAAGGTGAAGTGATTGAGGAATTCAAGGGTAGAGAGCTTGAAGGCCTTAGATACATCCATGTTCTAATGGATGAGTATCCAAGGCAGAAAGAATTCAGAGAGAAGTACGAGTGGGCCCATAGGATAATACTAGCGGATTTCGTAACGTTGGAAGAGGGTACTGGGCTTGTTCACACAGCTCCTGGGCACGGTGAAGAGGACTTTGAGGTTGGGAAGAAGTATGGTTTGCCGATTTACAGTCCCGTTGATGACCAAGGAAGATACGTAGAGGGGAAGTGGAAGGGAATCTACGTTAAGGAAGCAGATCCTCAGATAATAGAGCACCTCAAGGAAAAAGGTTACCTCGTTAAAGCTGGAGAAATAGAGCACAAATATCCGCACTGCTGGCGCTGTAAGACACCATTAATCTTCAGGGCTACGGATCAGTGGTTCCTCAAGGTTAGCAAGGTTAAAGATAGGATAATCAAGGAGAACGACGAAAAAGTGACGTGGTATCCGGACTGGGTTAAGATAAGGTTCGACAACGGAGTTAGGGACAGCGGAGACTGGGTGATAAGCAGGCAACGTTACTGGGGGATTCCACTTCCAATATGGCAGAGTGAGGATGGGGAAATATACGTGGTTGGCTCCTGGAGGGAGTTGGTTGAGCTTGCTGTTGCGATAGAGGTTAACGGTGAAAGGATCGACTTACCGGAAAGCTATGAGGAGAAGCTCAAGGTTATAGAGGAGAAGCTCGGCCCAGAGGACTTGCATAGGCCTTACGTTGACGCTTTCATAATAAAGGTTAACGGCAAGGAGATGAGAAGGGTAAAGGATGTGGTTGATGTATGGTTCGACAGCGGAATAGCGAGCTGGGCTTCCCTGGGATACCCCAGGAATAAGGAGCTCTTTGAAAAGCTCTGGCCCGCTGACTTCATAGTTGAAGGAGAAGATCAGGTTACGAAGTGGTTCTATTCGCAGCAAGCCGCTTCGGTCATAGCCTTTGACACAGTTCCCTATAGAAGGGTGGCGATGCACGGTTACGTTCTTGATGAGAAAGGAGACAAGATGAGCAAGAGCCTTGGAAACATAATAAGGCCAGAGGAAGTTGTTGAAAAGGCCGGAAGGGATACATTTAGGTTCTACATGCTCTGGGCAACCAACCCCTGGGAGAATCTTAAGTTCAGCTGGAAAGGAGTTGAGCAGGTAAGGAGGATGCTCAACATACTTTGGAATGTCTATGTGCTTTCAGCAACTTACATGAGCCTAGATAACTTTGACCCAAGGAATGTTAAGGTAGAAGAGCTGGCATTCAGAGAAGAGGATAAGTGGATACTGAGTAGGGTTAATAGCTTGATAAGGGAAGTAGAGAACGGAATAGAGACGTTCTACCTAACGAAAGCCACTAGGGCATTGTATAACTTTGTGGTTGAGGACTTGAGCAGGTGGTACGTGAGGTTGATAAGGAAGAGACTTTGGGTCGAGGGTGATGATCCAGATAAGTTGGCTGCATATTACACCCTCTGGAAGGTCTTCGATGTTCTGCTAAGACTCATGGCCCCCTTCACTCCCTATATAACCGAGGAGATCTACCAGAATCTAATGAGACCATTCATCGGCATTGAGAGCGTCCACATGCTCGACTGGCCAAAGGTAGATGAGAGTGCAGTAGATGAAGACCTCGAAAAAGAGATGGAATTCATAAGGAGAATCGTTGAGGCAGGTTCAGCTGCAAGGCAGAAGGCTAGGATAAAGCTTAGATATCCCGTTAGGAAGATAATAATTGAAACCCAGGATGAAACAGTAAAGAAAGCCGTGGAGAGGTTGAACTACATACTTAGGGATCAGCTCAACGCTAAGGAAGTTGTCATTGGAAAGGTTGAGAGAGAACTTACCGTTAAGCCGAACTTTGCCAAGGTTGGTCCAGAATTCAAGGGAGATTCAAGGCTAGTGGCCAAGTGGATCAACGAACACGGGCTCGAGCTCTACGAGAAGGGAGAGGTTGATGTTGAGATCGAGGGTAAGAAGTTCCACTTAACGAGGGAGCATATAATAGTGGAAGAGAAGTTACCAGACTTCCTCGTTGCAGAGGACTTCGAGGGAGGAAGGGTCTACGTCGACAAGACCCTTACAAGGGAACTGCTAGCTGAAGGGTTAGCTAGAGAGTTCGTCAGGAGAATTCAAGAGATGAGAAAGAGGCTTGACCTCGACGTCAATGATAGAATTGTTGTCACAATAGAGACAACCGATGACAACCGCGAGCTCTTGCAAGAGAACCTAGATTATATAATGCGCGAGACTAGAGCTATCGAGGTTCGCTTTGAAGAAGCCAAGGGCTACGTTGTGGAGTGGCCAGAGGTTCAGGCAAAGATAGGAATTGAGAAGGTTGAGTGA
- a CDS encoding AAA family ATPase yields MLFDLRPKERREDIFDREKEFKKLEKSIEDYPMTLLLGIRRVGKSSLLKAYLSENPGILIDCRELYGERGHITRIDLIRKLQERGNIVQKLLSRFKVSLDLKFLKIEPKEVSLMDIFESLNEIGKKMGKFVLAFDEAQYLRFYGSRGGKDLLALFAYAYDNLENLKIVLTGSEVGLLHDFLGINDYESPLYGRVAGEVYVEPFDLHLSKEFLKAGFREVNLNVEDEIIEKAIEMLDGIPGWLVLFGVEYMREKDYEKAMKRTFEVAKGLILGELRELEKRSRRYLEILRGIALGYNRWSLIRDYLAVKGIPTPEPRLYELLNNLKKMGWINEVEGKYILSDPLVKVTLTEWKTL; encoded by the coding sequence GTGCTTTTTGACCTAAGACCTAAAGAGAGAAGAGAGGACATCTTTGACAGAGAAAAAGAATTCAAAAAACTTGAGAAAAGCATCGAAGATTATCCCATGACTCTTCTCCTGGGGATTAGAAGAGTGGGTAAAAGCTCTCTTTTAAAAGCTTATCTATCTGAAAACCCAGGAATTTTGATAGACTGCAGAGAGCTCTATGGGGAAAGGGGGCATATCACAAGAATTGACCTAATAAGAAAGCTTCAAGAGAGGGGTAATATTGTCCAAAAATTACTCTCAAGATTTAAGGTATCACTTGATCTTAAGTTCCTGAAAATTGAGCCTAAAGAAGTTTCCCTTATGGATATATTTGAGAGTCTCAATGAAATTGGAAAGAAGATGGGAAAGTTTGTTTTAGCCTTCGATGAGGCTCAGTACTTAAGATTTTATGGCTCTAGGGGAGGAAAAGATTTGCTAGCTCTTTTTGCTTATGCATATGACAATCTAGAGAACCTCAAAATAGTGCTCACAGGATCTGAAGTCGGACTTCTTCACGATTTCCTGGGGATAAACGATTATGAAAGCCCTCTGTATGGGAGAGTTGCAGGAGAAGTCTACGTGGAGCCATTTGATTTACACTTATCCAAGGAATTTTTAAAGGCAGGGTTTAGGGAAGTTAACCTAAACGTTGAGGATGAGATCATAGAAAAAGCAATTGAAATGCTGGACGGAATACCGGGGTGGCTCGTTCTCTTTGGAGTGGAGTACATGAGAGAGAAAGACTATGAAAAAGCCATGAAGAGAACTTTTGAGGTTGCGAAGGGGCTAATACTTGGAGAACTCAGAGAGCTTGAAAAGAGAAGTCGTCGCTATCTTGAAATTTTAAGGGGAATAGCGTTAGGCTACAATAGATGGAGCCTTATCCGTGACTATCTAGCAGTTAAGGGTATTCCAACTCCTGAGCCAAGGCTTTATGAACTTCTCAATAACCTTAAGAAGATGGGATGGATCAATGAGGTTGAGGGTAAATACATATTGAGCGATCCTCTTGTAAAGGTAACCTTGACTGAATGGAAAACCTTATAA
- a CDS encoding tRNA(Phe) 7-((3-amino-3-carboxypropyl)-4-demethylwyosine(37)-N(4))-methyltransferase Taw3: MLLYMRFTENFERAKKEALMSLEIALRKGEVDEDIIPLLKKINSIENYFTTSSCSGRISVMEMPHFGDKVNAKWLGKWHREVSLYEVLEAIKKHRSGQLWFLVRSPILHVGAKTLEDAVKLVNLAVSCGFKYSNIKSISNKKLIVEIRSTERMDVLLGENGEIFVGEEYLNKIVEIANDQMRRFKEKLKRLESKINALNR, from the coding sequence ATGCTCTTATACATGCGGTTCACTGAGAACTTCGAAAGGGCTAAAAAGGAGGCTCTAATGAGCCTCGAAATTGCCCTAAGAAAGGGAGAGGTTGACGAGGACATAATCCCTCTCTTAAAGAAAATTAATTCTATAGAAAACTACTTCACTACTTCCTCATGTTCTGGAAGAATCTCCGTAATGGAGATGCCCCACTTTGGAGATAAGGTAAACGCCAAATGGCTTGGGAAGTGGCATAGAGAAGTTTCTCTCTATGAAGTTTTAGAGGCCATTAAAAAGCATAGGAGTGGACAGCTGTGGTTTCTTGTGAGAAGTCCCATCCTCCACGTAGGGGCTAAAACCCTGGAAGATGCAGTAAAGCTTGTAAACTTGGCCGTTTCCTGCGGATTTAAGTATTCTAACATAAAGAGCATAAGTAACAAAAAGCTAATCGTTGAGATTAGATCCACGGAGAGAATGGATGTTCTCCTGGGAGAAAATGGGGAAATATTCGTTGGAGAAGAGTATCTGAATAAGATAGTTGAGATAGCGAATGACCAGATGAGGAGGTTTAAGGAGAAGTTAAAAAGACTTGAGTCCAAAATTAATGCCCTGAACCGATAG
- a CDS encoding RNase J family beta-CASP ribonuclease has product MIKIYTLGGYEEVGKNMTAVEYEGEVVIIDMGIRLDRVLIHEDVEFQKMSSKDLRKLGAIPDDRPIRDKKVVAIALSHGHLDHIGAVGKLAPHYPDVPIYGTPYTIRLAKSEIKGEEYFEVTNPLYETNYGEIVQVSENLAIEFVQVTHSIPHSSIVVIHTPEGAVVYACDYKFDNNHPYGEKPDYKRLKELGKEGVKVLIAESTRVAEETKTPSEAVAKMLLEDFFLYEGMEADGLIATTFASHIARLQELIEIANKMGRQAIFIGRSLAKYTGIAKQLGLIKMKGSRVLRSPNAVSKVLKEVSQARENYLLIVTGHQGEPGAILTRMANGELYDIGPRDTVVFSAGVIPNPLNIAQRYALETKLKMRGVRMIKDLHVSGHASKEDHRYLIRMLNPEYIVPAHGEFRMLTHYAELAEEEGYRIGKDVFISRNGHIVEII; this is encoded by the coding sequence ATGATAAAAATCTACACTCTCGGGGGTTACGAGGAAGTCGGAAAGAACATGACTGCCGTTGAATACGAGGGAGAGGTAGTGATAATAGACATGGGGATAAGGCTAGACAGGGTTTTGATTCACGAAGACGTTGAGTTCCAGAAGATGAGCTCAAAGGATCTAAGGAAGCTTGGAGCAATACCCGATGACAGACCAATCAGGGATAAGAAGGTTGTCGCTATAGCCCTGTCTCACGGACACTTGGATCACATAGGGGCCGTGGGGAAGCTGGCCCCTCACTATCCAGATGTCCCAATATATGGAACCCCTTACACGATTAGGTTGGCGAAGAGCGAAATAAAGGGAGAGGAGTACTTTGAGGTTACGAACCCACTCTACGAGACAAATTATGGGGAGATAGTGCAAGTAAGCGAGAATCTAGCCATAGAATTTGTCCAGGTAACCCACTCAATTCCCCACTCTTCAATAGTCGTGATTCATACCCCAGAGGGAGCCGTCGTTTATGCTTGCGACTACAAATTTGACAACAATCATCCTTACGGTGAGAAACCCGACTACAAGAGGTTAAAGGAGCTTGGAAAAGAGGGTGTGAAGGTTCTAATAGCAGAATCAACGAGAGTTGCCGAGGAAACGAAAACCCCAAGTGAGGCCGTTGCAAAGATGCTTCTTGAGGACTTCTTCTTATATGAAGGAATGGAGGCCGATGGGCTTATAGCGACGACATTTGCAAGTCATATAGCAAGGCTTCAAGAGCTGATAGAGATTGCAAATAAGATGGGAAGGCAAGCTATATTCATAGGAAGATCTCTAGCGAAGTACACCGGGATAGCAAAGCAGTTGGGCTTGATAAAGATGAAAGGGTCTAGAGTTTTAAGAAGCCCGAATGCAGTAAGTAAAGTCCTAAAAGAGGTTTCTCAAGCGAGGGAAAATTATCTTCTCATAGTAACCGGGCATCAAGGAGAGCCTGGAGCAATCCTAACTAGAATGGCCAATGGAGAGCTTTACGATATAGGTCCCAGGGATACCGTTGTCTTCTCAGCGGGAGTCATACCAAATCCCCTAAACATAGCCCAGAGGTATGCCCTGGAGACAAAGCTTAAGATGAGGGGCGTGAGGATGATAAAGGATTTACATGTAAGTGGGCACGCAAGTAAGGAGGATCACAGGTACCTAATCAGAATGCTCAACCCTGAGTATATAGTTCCAGCACACGGTGAATTTAGAATGCTAACTCACTACGCTGAACTCGCGGAGGAGGAAGGTTATAGAATTGGGAAGGATGTGTTCATATCCAGGAATGGACACATTGTCGAGATAATTTAA
- a CDS encoding polyprenyl synthetase family protein, which yields MEKYEELFARIKEKAKLIDEKIFELIPEKDPRVLYEAARHYPLAGGKRVRPFVVLTSTEAVGGDPLRAIYPAVAIELIHNYSLVHDDIMDMDETRRGKPTVHRIWGVNMAILAGDLLFSKAFEAVARAEIPPEKKARVLEVIVKASNELCEGQARDLEFEKKSTVTIEEYMEMISGKTGALFEASAKVGGIIGTDNEEYIKALSSWGRNVGIAFQIWDDVLDLIADEKKLGKPVGSDIRKGKKTLIVAHFFENADEKDKQRFLKIFGKYAGDVKGRGIIEEDIKSDVMEAIDLLKKYGSIDYAAEIAKDMIKKANEALRILPKSKARMDLELLAKFIVEREY from the coding sequence ATGGAGAAATATGAAGAACTATTTGCAAGAATAAAAGAGAAGGCTAAACTCATCGATGAGAAGATCTTCGAGCTCATCCCGGAAAAGGATCCCAGAGTCCTCTATGAGGCCGCAAGACACTATCCTTTAGCAGGTGGAAAGAGGGTTAGACCCTTCGTTGTTCTAACGTCAACTGAAGCTGTTGGCGGGGATCCTCTAAGGGCCATCTATCCAGCGGTGGCCATTGAGCTAATTCATAATTACTCCCTGGTTCACGATGATATAATGGATATGGATGAAACCAGAAGGGGAAAGCCAACTGTGCATAGAATTTGGGGTGTAAACATGGCTATTTTAGCAGGAGATCTGCTCTTCAGTAAAGCCTTTGAAGCTGTGGCAAGGGCGGAAATTCCTCCAGAAAAGAAAGCTAGAGTATTAGAAGTTATTGTAAAGGCGTCAAATGAGCTCTGTGAAGGCCAAGCTAGAGATCTAGAGTTCGAAAAGAAGAGCACGGTAACTATAGAAGAATACATGGAAATGATAAGCGGAAAGACGGGGGCATTATTTGAAGCTTCAGCAAAAGTCGGAGGCATAATCGGAACGGACAACGAGGAGTATATAAAAGCCCTTTCAAGTTGGGGGAGAAACGTTGGAATTGCATTCCAAATTTGGGATGATGTTCTTGACCTTATTGCCGATGAGAAAAAGCTCGGAAAGCCTGTGGGTAGTGACATCAGAAAGGGGAAGAAAACCCTGATAGTTGCCCACTTCTTTGAGAACGCAGATGAAAAGGATAAGCAGAGGTTCCTAAAGATTTTCGGAAAGTATGCTGGTGATGTTAAGGGGAGGGGAATTATTGAGGAAGACATCAAGTCCGATGTTATGGAAGCTATCGATCTACTTAAGAAGTATGGGAGCATAGATTATGCAGCGGAAATTGCTAAGGATATGATTAAAAAGGCAAACGAAGCCCTAAGAATCCTTCCGAAAAGTAAGGCCAGAATGGATCTAGAGTTGCTTGCTAAATTCATTGTAGAAAGAGAATACTAA
- a CDS encoding NAD(+) kinase: MKFGIVARRDKEEALKLAYRVYDFLKVHGYEVVVDKETYEHFPHFKEGDVIPLDEFDVDFIVAIGGDGTILRIEHMTKKDIPILSINMGTLGFLTEVEPSDTFFALNRLIEGEYYIDERIKVRTYIDGENRVPDALNEVAILTGIPGKIIHMKYYVDGGLADEVRADGLVVSTPTGSTGYAMSAGGPFIDPRLDVILIAPLLPLPKTSVPMVIPGSSRIDIRMLTDREIILAIDGQYYEHLPPNVEITVVKSPRKTKFIRFTREIYPKYTIRIKERH, translated from the coding sequence ATGAAGTTTGGTATAGTTGCGAGGAGGGATAAAGAGGAAGCCCTAAAGCTAGCATACAGGGTATATGATTTCCTTAAAGTTCACGGATACGAGGTAGTTGTAGATAAAGAGACCTATGAGCATTTTCCGCATTTCAAAGAGGGAGATGTAATCCCACTAGACGAATTTGATGTAGACTTTATAGTAGCAATAGGTGGGGATGGGACGATCCTCAGGATAGAGCATATGACTAAAAAGGATATACCGATTCTAAGCATAAATATGGGGACTCTAGGGTTTCTCACGGAAGTTGAACCATCAGATACGTTCTTTGCATTAAATAGGTTAATAGAAGGAGAATATTACATCGACGAGAGAATTAAGGTTAGAACCTATATCGATGGGGAAAATAGGGTTCCAGATGCACTGAATGAAGTTGCGATACTCACGGGAATCCCAGGAAAGATAATTCACATGAAGTATTATGTAGACGGAGGATTGGCCGATGAAGTAAGGGCCGATGGATTGGTTGTCTCAACTCCCACAGGTTCCACGGGGTATGCAATGTCTGCTGGAGGGCCATTTATAGACCCCAGGTTGGATGTAATTCTAATAGCCCCTCTCCTCCCCCTGCCCAAAACCTCTGTTCCAATGGTTATTCCAGGGAGTTCAAGGATAGATATAAGAATGCTGACCGATAGAGAAATAATTCTTGCTATAGATGGGCAATATTACGAGCACTTACCTCCAAACGTTGAGATAACGGTGGTAAAAAGCCCAAGAAAGACGAAATTCATAAGGTTCACAAGGGAGATTTATCCAAAATATACTATCAGGATAAAGGAAAGACACTAG
- a CDS encoding homoserine dehydrogenase, producing MKVNISIFGFGTVGRALAEIIAEKSRIFGVELNVISITDRSGTIWGDFDLLEAKEVKESTGKLSNIGDYEVYNFSPQELVEEVKPNILVDVSSWDEAHEMYKVALGEGISVVTSNKPPIANYYDELMNLAKENNAGIFFESTVMAGTPIIGVLRENLLGENIKRIDAVVNASTTFILTKMSEGKTLDDAIEEAKSLGILEEDPSKDIDGIDAYYKAKILHWVSYGEPPEEEERLGIREVRDARNVRLVAQVSKGKISVKPRKLSSDNPLLVEGVQNAAVIRTNNLGEVILKGPGGGGRVTASGVFTDIIKATLKFPNLR from the coding sequence ATGAAAGTTAACATCTCAATTTTCGGATTTGGAACCGTTGGTAGAGCTCTAGCTGAAATTATAGCTGAAAAAAGTAGAATTTTTGGGGTTGAACTGAACGTCATCTCAATAACCGACAGAAGCGGGACTATATGGGGTGATTTTGACCTTTTGGAAGCTAAGGAAGTTAAGGAATCCACGGGAAAGCTGAGCAACATCGGGGATTATGAAGTTTACAACTTTTCCCCTCAGGAGCTAGTCGAGGAAGTTAAACCAAACATTCTAGTTGATGTCAGTAGCTGGGATGAAGCTCATGAAATGTACAAAGTTGCTCTTGGTGAGGGGATAAGCGTCGTGACAAGCAATAAGCCGCCCATAGCTAATTATTATGACGAACTAATGAATTTAGCCAAGGAAAATAATGCAGGAATATTCTTTGAATCAACGGTAATGGCCGGAACGCCGATAATAGGTGTATTAAGGGAAAATCTGCTTGGAGAGAATATTAAGAGAATTGACGCTGTTGTAAATGCTAGTACCACCTTCATTCTTACTAAGATGAGTGAAGGAAAAACGCTTGATGATGCCATAGAGGAAGCCAAGAGCCTAGGTATTCTAGAAGAGGATCCCTCAAAGGACATAGATGGAATAGACGCTTATTACAAGGCGAAGATCCTTCACTGGGTTTCCTATGGGGAACCTCCAGAAGAGGAAGAGAGGTTAGGAATTAGGGAGGTTAGAGATGCCAGGAATGTTAGACTCGTAGCTCAGGTATCTAAGGGAAAGATAAGCGTAAAGCCGAGGAAACTTTCAAGTGATAATCCGTTGCTCGTTGAAGGAGTGCAAAATGCAGCTGTTATAAGGACGAACAATTTAGGGGAAGTTATACTTAAGGGCCCAGGGGGAGGAGGAAGAGTTACCGCTAGCGGAGTTTTCACCGATATAATAAAGGCAACTCTAAAATTCCCAAACCTCCGCTAG
- a CDS encoding RsmB/NOP family class I SAM-dependent RNA methyltransferase yields the protein MELFYRVTLHEIIADALTLIEERELSSKHALERVFRRVEGKDKETARGIAHAYVFEIEKWRAKIDFILNSVLKGSRVEDLDTYLANLLRIGTFEMKFKGVNPAIATDSVVRVVKEKFDLTRAKFANAVLREVEKFNVERALKRLKERDRIEWLSVRFSHPRWYVEYVVKLLGYDETVRLLLSNLRPQRYYIRVNTLKVDVDRVKRYLEENGVRVSLTPVDDVLKVLEYEKPVTKLEWYRKGYFVIQDLASAYVAHVLNPEPGERVLDLAAAPGSKTFHAAALMENRGEIVAVDYSYDRLIKMRERMKKLGVKNVKLVHADGQSYTEKEKFDKIILDAPCSSSGTYRQFPEVKWRFNEEKIKRVISVQRNMLINAYRNLAGGGEMTYSTCSIRIDENEQNVLFAIEKGLELVDYPFEWGDKGFLEIGDKVFRTWTHKHDCNSFFIAKLRKP from the coding sequence ATGGAGCTGTTTTACAGGGTTACTCTCCATGAGATAATAGCAGATGCTCTAACCCTCATTGAGGAGAGGGAACTTTCATCGAAGCATGCCCTTGAAAGAGTATTTAGGAGAGTAGAAGGAAAGGATAAGGAAACAGCGAGAGGCATAGCTCATGCCTACGTTTTTGAAATAGAAAAGTGGAGGGCCAAAATAGACTTTATACTAAACTCAGTTCTCAAGGGTTCTAGGGTTGAAGATCTAGATACCTATCTAGCAAACTTGCTTAGGATAGGAACCTTTGAGATGAAGTTTAAGGGAGTTAACCCAGCCATAGCCACGGATTCCGTGGTTAGGGTCGTGAAGGAGAAGTTCGACCTGACGAGGGCCAAATTCGCCAACGCAGTTCTAAGGGAAGTGGAGAAGTTCAACGTTGAAAGGGCCCTCAAGAGGCTGAAAGAGAGGGATAGAATAGAATGGCTCTCGGTAAGGTTTTCTCACCCAAGATGGTATGTTGAGTATGTGGTCAAACTTTTAGGTTATGATGAAACGGTTAGACTGTTGCTCAGCAACCTAAGGCCTCAGAGGTATTATATAAGGGTTAACACGCTGAAGGTAGATGTTGATAGGGTTAAAAGATACTTGGAAGAGAATGGGGTAAGGGTCTCGCTAACTCCGGTTGATGACGTTCTAAAGGTTTTGGAATATGAAAAGCCTGTTACCAAGCTTGAATGGTACAGGAAAGGTTACTTCGTGATTCAAGACTTAGCCTCTGCATACGTGGCCCACGTTCTAAATCCAGAACCTGGAGAGAGAGTTCTAGACTTAGCGGCCGCCCCAGGAAGTAAGACCTTCCATGCAGCAGCTCTCATGGAGAACAGGGGAGAAATAGTTGCCGTAGATTACTCTTATGATAGGCTAATAAAGATGAGAGAGAGAATGAAAAAGCTTGGGGTTAAGAACGTTAAGCTCGTTCATGCGGATGGACAGAGTTACACAGAAAAGGAAAAGTTCGACAAGATAATCCTGGATGCACCCTGCTCCAGTTCTGGAACCTACAGGCAGTTTCCAGAGGTTAAGTGGAGGTTTAATGAAGAAAAGATAAAAAGGGTGATAAGCGTTCAGAGGAACATGCTCATTAATGCATACAGGAATCTTGCAGGCGGAGGAGAGATGACTTACTCAACTTGCTCGATCAGAATAGATGAAAACGAGCAAAATGTCCTCTTTGCCATAGAAAAGGGTTTAGAGCTTGTTGATTATCCCTTTGAATGGGGAGATAAAGGATTTCTGGAAATAGGGGATAAGGTGTTTAGAACCTGGACTCATAAGCATGACTGTAACAGTTTCTTTATAGCCAAACTCCGCAAACCTTAA